From a single Bacillus pseudomycoides DSM 12442 genomic region:
- a CDS encoding ABC transporter ATP-binding protein, whose protein sequence is MATNVVTVESVEKTYGKRNESQSKALRGVSLTIQEGEFVGIMGPSGSGKTTLLNVISTLDHATGGSVTIAGTDITSMKGNALSDFRSQKLGFIFQDFNLLENLSIYENIALPLSLQGVPSSEISGKVNEVAQKLDIVEILTKYPSAVSGGQKQRTAAARALVHNPAIVLADEPTGALDSKNAKSLLEAMQDLHENHGVSILMVTHDAFSASYCERILFIQDGLLYKELKRQGTREDFYQDILGVLAHMGSAAESK, encoded by the coding sequence ATGGCAACAAATGTAGTGACAGTAGAAAGTGTGGAGAAAACATATGGCAAAAGAAATGAAAGCCAGTCAAAAGCATTAAGAGGGGTATCGCTTACGATACAAGAAGGGGAATTCGTTGGGATTATGGGACCTTCTGGATCTGGAAAAACGACACTACTAAATGTAATTAGTACACTTGATCATGCGACAGGAGGAAGTGTGACGATAGCAGGCACAGATATTACTTCAATGAAGGGGAACGCTTTATCAGATTTCCGTTCTCAAAAACTGGGGTTTATTTTTCAAGATTTTAATTTGCTTGAAAATCTCTCGATCTATGAGAATATTGCTTTGCCACTTTCACTACAAGGAGTGCCTTCAAGTGAGATAAGCGGGAAAGTAAATGAGGTTGCACAGAAATTAGATATTGTTGAAATTTTAACAAAATATCCATCAGCTGTCTCTGGTGGACAAAAACAAAGAACAGCTGCAGCACGAGCTTTAGTACATAATCCGGCCATTGTATTAGCGGATGAACCAACAGGAGCACTTGATAGCAAAAATGCGAAGAGTTTATTAGAAGCGATGCAAGACTTACATGAAAATCATGGAGTAAGTATATTAATGGTAACGCATGATGCATTTAGTGCAAGTTATTGTGAGCGGATTCTATTTATTCAAGATGGGCTACTCTATAAAGAATTGAAACGCCAAGGAACACGAGAGGATTTCTATCAAGATATTTTAGGTGTGCTTGCTCATATGGGCTCAGCGGCTGAATCCAAATAG
- a CDS encoding WYL domain-containing protein has protein sequence MWQPNINVDERTLRNLYDASVEEKTVSILYETEDEIYREIEPMGLYVYNGYWYCPSYCRMRRDIRLFRVDRIKKTIINSNYHSRNIHLNVKEWLYSEYESNPIKLEVNLNKEGKRKAESMSWLRDNMEYNSDGTAKITKILPLQKSGFMLTYFGVLDMRRK, from the coding sequence ATGTGGCAACCAAATATTAATGTAGATGAAAGGACGCTAAGAAACCTTTATGATGCATCTGTAGAAGAGAAAACTGTAAGTATCTTATATGAAACAGAAGATGAAATATACAGGGAAATAGAACCTATGGGCCTATACGTATATAACGGATACTGGTACTGTCCCTCTTACTGTAGAATGAGAAGAGACATAAGGCTTTTCAGAGTAGATCGAATAAAAAAAACGATTATCAATTCTAACTATCATTCCAGAAATATCCATTTGAACGTTAAAGAATGGTTGTATTCTGAGTATGAATCTAATCCCATAAAGCTCGAAGTGAATTTAAACAAAGAGGGAAAAAGAAAAGCTGAGAGCATGTCATGGTTAAGAGATAATATGGAATACAATTCAGATGGAACCGCAAAAATAACAAAAATATTACCCCTTCAGAAGAGTGGTTTTATGTTGACCTACTTTGGAGTATTGGACATGAGGCGGAAATAA
- a CDS encoding alpha/beta fold hydrolase yields the protein MPIIKTKNGEFHYESFGQGEPILFLHGSGASWKMWKPQIESFSKEYQMILLDYRGHGESIKTFPGNVYDYDLIVSDIISFLDTLCHTSLHVIGVSQGAILATLVAIHHPSYVKKLVISNSYSEFPTKTSKWVLQFSNFIFSLLPYSTIIDLMMKFYKHEPYTQQILRDSFSIDKKMLLMMKKAKFPVHTSLLHLIQSPTLILSGAGKVVTGVDEGKAAKTIHQHIPNSTLALFQDAFDPLNVMRKDIFNEMVLDFLRDSSLHEYEEVSYG from the coding sequence ATGCCAATTATTAAAACAAAAAACGGTGAATTTCACTACGAGTCTTTTGGACAAGGGGAACCAATCCTTTTTTTACACGGAAGCGGGGCATCTTGGAAGATGTGGAAACCACAAATCGAATCATTTTCTAAAGAATATCAGATGATTCTTCTCGATTATCGTGGTCATGGAGAATCGATAAAAACCTTTCCTGGTAATGTATATGATTACGACTTAATCGTATCTGATATCATTTCATTTTTAGATACACTATGTCACACATCTCTTCATGTAATCGGCGTTTCACAAGGAGCAATTCTTGCGACATTAGTAGCCATTCATCATCCTTCCTATGTAAAAAAATTGGTCATTTCTAATAGCTATAGTGAATTCCCAACTAAAACTTCTAAATGGGTACTTCAATTTTCCAATTTCATCTTTAGTTTGCTGCCCTATTCAACAATTATTGATTTAATGATGAAATTTTACAAACACGAACCGTACACGCAACAAATACTACGCGATTCATTTTCAATAGACAAAAAAATGTTATTAATGATGAAAAAAGCAAAATTTCCTGTTCATACTTCTTTATTACATCTCATTCAATCCCCTACTCTAATTCTATCTGGAGCAGGAAAAGTTGTAACAGGTGTTGATGAAGGAAAAGCAGCTAAAACAATTCACCAGCATATCCCAAATAGCACACTTGCTTTATTCCAAGATGCATTCGATCCACTTAATGTAATGAGAAAAGATATTTTCAATGAGATGGTCCTCGATTTTCTTAGAGACTCTTCTCTACATGAGTATGAGGAAGTTTCGTATGGATAA
- a CDS encoding GNAT family N-acetyltransferase, which translates to MSNVHFKNIDDTNEFKVRNIKLKSGQEKFIETVDECLNEANTHREWHPVAIYYDEEIIGFAMYGSFGPNKDTWIDRIMIDEKYQGKGYGKIAMMKLIDIASKEYGVNVIYLSITEENRTAYSLYESIGFEFMNERDLNNGELLFKYTIK; encoded by the coding sequence ATGAGTAATGTGCATTTTAAAAATATAGATGATACTAATGAATTCAAAGTTAGAAATATAAAATTAAAGTCTGGACAAGAAAAATTTATTGAAACCGTAGATGAATGTTTAAATGAAGCTAATACCCATCGTGAATGGCATCCAGTAGCTATATATTATGATGAAGAAATTATTGGATTTGCTATGTACGGTTCTTTTGGTCCTAATAAAGATACTTGGATTGATAGAATAATGATAGATGAAAAATATCAAGGCAAAGGCTATGGGAAAATTGCTATGATGAAACTTATTGATATAGCTTCAAAAGAATATGGGGTAAACGTTATATATTTAAGTATCACTGAGGAAAACAGAACAGCTTATAGCTTATACGAAAGTATAGGGTTCGAATTCATGAATGAAAGAGACCTAAATAATGGAGAACTCTTATTTAAGTACACAATTAAATGA
- the thrS gene encoding threonine--tRNA ligase: MREQMINIIFPDGSAKDYVKGITLEEIAASISSSLKKKAVAGKVNDQLFDLRRNIEQDAKIQIITMDSEEGIEVARHTSAHILAQAVKRIYGDVKLGVGPVIENGFYYDMDLPSSIGVEDLPKLEKEMKNIVNENLKIERVEITRKEAEKLFKDVNDHLKLELLEAIPENEIVTIYKQGEFVDLCRGPHLPSTGYLKAFQLTHVSGAYWRGDSNNQVLQRIYGVAFSSQKELESYLHFVEEAAKRNHRKLGNELELFMFSEEAPGMPFYLPKGQIVRNELESFLREIQQNYDYQEVRTPIMMNQGLWEESGHWDHYKDNMYFSEVDNKSFALKPMNCPGHMLIFKNKLHSYRDLPIRMCEFGQVHRHEFSGALNGLLRVRTFCQDDAHLFVTPEQIESEIKSVLKQIDYVYRTFGFEYEVELSTRPEDSMGDDELWNQAESSLENVLKSLNYNYRVNEGDGAFYGPKIDFHIKDALQRSHQCGTVQLDFQMPEKFDLNYIDERNEKRRPVVIHRAVLGSFDRFLGILIEHFGGAFPTWLAPVQIKVIPVSNQVHEQYTKEIEEKLKSVGLRAERDARSEKLGYKIREAQLQKIPYILVIGDKEMENGSVNVRKYGEEKSEVVSLSAFMESIRKEVYNKGSK, from the coding sequence ATGAGAGAACAGATGATTAACATTATTTTTCCAGATGGTAGTGCCAAAGACTATGTAAAAGGAATTACTCTAGAAGAGATTGCAGCCTCAATTAGTTCAAGTTTAAAAAAGAAAGCAGTAGCCGGAAAGGTGAATGATCAATTATTTGACTTACGTCGAAATATCGAACAGGATGCCAAAATTCAAATTATAACTATGGATTCAGAGGAAGGAATAGAAGTTGCAAGACATACTTCTGCACATATATTAGCGCAGGCTGTAAAGAGAATATACGGTGATGTAAAACTTGGCGTAGGACCTGTTATAGAAAATGGTTTTTATTATGATATGGATCTTCCAAGTAGTATAGGTGTTGAAGACTTACCTAAACTTGAAAAAGAAATGAAGAATATTGTGAATGAAAATTTGAAAATAGAGCGAGTTGAAATCACTCGAAAAGAAGCAGAAAAGCTTTTCAAAGATGTAAATGATCACCTAAAGTTGGAGCTTTTAGAAGCAATCCCTGAAAATGAGATTGTAACGATTTATAAACAAGGAGAATTTGTTGATTTATGTCGTGGTCCACATTTACCGTCAACTGGCTACCTGAAAGCATTTCAATTAACTCACGTTTCCGGTGCATATTGGCGCGGGGATAGTAATAATCAAGTGCTTCAGCGTATATATGGCGTTGCGTTTTCTTCTCAAAAAGAATTAGAAAGCTATTTGCATTTTGTAGAAGAAGCAGCAAAGAGAAACCATCGTAAGTTAGGAAATGAACTTGAATTATTTATGTTCTCGGAAGAAGCACCAGGAATGCCTTTTTATTTACCGAAAGGACAAATCGTTCGAAATGAATTAGAGTCTTTTTTAAGAGAAATACAACAAAACTATGATTACCAAGAAGTGCGTACTCCCATTATGATGAATCAGGGGCTATGGGAAGAATCAGGGCACTGGGATCATTATAAAGATAATATGTATTTTTCAGAGGTAGACAACAAAAGCTTTGCATTAAAACCGATGAATTGCCCTGGACACATGCTTATCTTTAAAAATAAGCTACATTCATATCGCGATTTACCAATTCGAATGTGTGAATTTGGTCAAGTACATCGCCACGAATTCAGCGGTGCATTAAATGGATTATTAAGAGTTCGTACATTTTGTCAGGATGATGCACATTTATTTGTGACACCTGAGCAAATAGAAAGTGAAATAAAGTCAGTGTTAAAACAAATTGACTATGTCTATAGAACATTCGGTTTTGAATATGAAGTGGAGCTTTCAACAAGACCTGAAGATTCAATGGGTGATGATGAGTTATGGAACCAAGCTGAATCGTCTCTCGAGAATGTGCTGAAATCATTAAATTATAACTATAGAGTGAACGAAGGAGATGGCGCATTTTACGGACCTAAAATTGATTTTCATATTAAAGATGCTTTACAAAGAAGCCATCAATGTGGAACAGTTCAGCTTGATTTCCAAATGCCAGAGAAATTTGACTTGAATTATATTGATGAAAGAAATGAGAAAAGAAGACCGGTTGTTATTCACCGTGCTGTATTAGGCTCTTTTGATCGTTTCCTAGGAATACTAATTGAACATTTCGGAGGGGCATTCCCAACATGGTTGGCTCCGGTTCAAATAAAGGTGATTCCTGTTTCCAATCAAGTACATGAACAATATACAAAGGAAATTGAAGAAAAGTTAAAGAGCGTTGGCCTTCGAGCCGAACGAGATGCTCGTAGTGAAAAGCTAGGGTATAAAATACGAGAGGCACAGCTCCAAAAGATACCATACATTCTTGTTATTGGGGATAAAGAAATGGAAAATGGATCTGTAAATGTGCGTAAATATGGTGAAGAAAAATCTGAAGTGGTTTCGCTATCTGCATTTATGGAAAGTATACGGAAGGAAGTTTATAATAAAGGATCTAAGTAA
- a CDS encoding GrpB family protein — MGKSLSEMSLEELWELFPIILKEHNPIWKNWYLQEEKLLNNIIGNQYVERINHIGSTSVNGLLAKPTIDILLEITADCDLKFLVNVLEKKGYIFEKQPQKPSPHMMFMKGYTEKGFAEKVFHLHVRYIGDWNELYFRDFLRLHKDVAQEYSNLKVSLMDKYEHDRDGYTEAKTEFINTYTKIAKTEFEYKYTPN, encoded by the coding sequence GTGGGTAAGAGTTTATCAGAAATGTCACTTGAGGAATTGTGGGAACTGTTTCCGATTATACTAAAAGAACATAATCCAATATGGAAAAATTGGTATTTACAAGAAGAAAAACTACTTAACAACATAATCGGTAATCAATATGTTGAACGAATCAATCACATAGGAAGTACTTCTGTTAACGGGTTATTAGCAAAACCAACGATAGATATATTGCTTGAAATAACAGCAGATTGTGATTTGAAGTTTTTAGTGAATGTGTTGGAGAAAAAGGGATATATTTTTGAAAAGCAACCACAAAAGCCTTCACCTCATATGATGTTTATGAAAGGTTATACAGAAAAAGGATTTGCCGAAAAAGTATTTCATCTTCATGTTAGGTATATAGGGGATTGGAATGAATTATATTTTAGAGATTTTTTACGACTGCATAAAGATGTTGCCCAAGAATATAGTAACTTAAAAGTGAGCTTAATGGACAAATATGAACATGACAGAGACGGATATACGGAAGCAAAAACAGAGTTTATTAATACATACACTAAAATTGCAAAAACGGAATTTGAATACAAATATACCCCAAACTAA
- a CDS encoding IS3 family transposase: protein MQGILLHSDQGSQYTSRQYNDFLKKHMMKASMSRKANCWDNACMENFFSHFKAECFNLSSFRSVEEIKFAVHKYIHFYNYHRFQKKLKNLSPYEYRTHVHE, encoded by the coding sequence GTGCAAGGGATTCTTTTGCATAGTGATCAGGGTTCCCAGTATACTTCACGCCAATATAATGATTTCCTAAAAAAACATATGATGAAAGCTAGTATGTCCAGAAAGGCGAATTGTTGGGACAATGCTTGTATGGAGAATTTCTTCAGTCATTTCAAAGCGGAGTGTTTTAATCTGAGTTCATTTCGTTCAGTAGAAGAAATTAAATTTGCCGTACATAAATATATTCATTTTTATAACTATCATCGTTTTCAGAAGAAATTAAAAAACCTAAGTCCATACGAATATCGAACTCATGTTCACGAATAA
- a CDS encoding ABC transporter permease translates to MLLKLSRHSMKKMLKDYLVLLVGLVISISIFYMFQTMAINSQFTKDNSMINSIRLVFWVGAVLLSFITVFYIVYANSFLLTLRRKELGMYMMLGAKKKKVAQLLFIETFGMGIISIIIGIIVGILLASAAGNFLMNGLEISAKGYAPFYIPAVLVTCGFFLVLFIITGFINSIRLLRQTELELLREDETQDTIEKSKRRVIIFTVMGVLLLGTGYYSILHIDKLREIGFILATGATTIGTYFIFSSLLPLFVTKLKSNKKRNETGLNSFTYAQLRFRINSLSRVLGTVAMLIALGAGAMTAGMAFQKNVGIMTDFSRVYDATIHDPNEKDIAALKQMKIEEQRTYKYKVDGEAVYYLRENLTTKPPLISDHQDTKNVKEPVRKRVKEPLMEPLYTSMEAPEAASKLPHMPSDWNDAIIREVQVTHNQFNGKPVRIADKDHYKNIQGTEHSVTLVQVDDLQKYKPLLIDIDQRQKELVEKAKGGKVELYTKMTTYQFMNSFMSGTMFMGFFLGVAFLAMMASSLMFKILTGASRDVRRYEMLRKIGVRRSMLSRSIYKEISYLFIFPAIIGISHILVGLNLFRLFLVDPFVKVWMPIGIFLIIYVVYYWITVQLYKGMVLPKEQVSK, encoded by the coding sequence ATGTTATTGAAATTATCACGTCATAGTATGAAAAAAATGTTAAAGGACTATCTTGTTTTGCTTGTTGGTCTTGTCATTAGTATCAGTATTTTCTATATGTTTCAAACGATGGCGATTAACAGTCAATTTACAAAAGATAATAGTATGATTAATAGTATTCGCCTTGTATTTTGGGTTGGTGCTGTCTTACTTTCCTTCATTACGGTCTTTTATATCGTATATGCGAATTCCTTTTTACTTACATTGCGCAGGAAAGAGCTTGGTATGTATATGATGCTCGGTGCAAAGAAGAAAAAAGTTGCTCAGTTATTATTTATCGAAACATTCGGTATGGGAATTATCAGCATTATTATTGGGATTATTGTAGGAATATTACTAGCAAGTGCAGCGGGGAATTTTTTAATGAATGGTTTAGAAATTTCGGCGAAAGGCTATGCACCATTTTATATACCTGCAGTTCTTGTTACATGTGGATTCTTCTTGGTCTTATTTATTATTACTGGATTTATCAATAGTATACGGTTATTGCGTCAAACTGAACTTGAGCTACTTCGTGAAGATGAAACACAAGATACAATAGAAAAGAGTAAACGTCGTGTTATCATTTTTACTGTAATGGGAGTGTTACTGTTAGGAACAGGATACTATTCTATACTGCATATAGACAAGTTACGTGAAATAGGATTTATACTAGCAACGGGTGCTACAACGATAGGGACATATTTTATTTTTAGTTCATTGTTACCATTGTTTGTAACAAAGTTAAAAAGCAACAAAAAACGAAATGAAACAGGTTTAAATAGTTTTACATATGCTCAGCTTCGTTTTCGAATAAATAGTTTATCTCGGGTACTTGGGACTGTCGCGATGCTAATTGCACTTGGTGCAGGGGCGATGACAGCTGGAATGGCTTTTCAAAAAAATGTTGGTATTATGACGGATTTTTCTCGAGTCTATGATGCGACAATTCATGATCCGAATGAAAAAGATATAGCGGCATTAAAACAAATGAAAATTGAAGAGCAACGAACTTATAAATATAAAGTGGACGGGGAAGCAGTCTATTATTTACGAGAAAATTTAACTACAAAGCCACCACTCATTTCTGATCATCAAGATACAAAGAATGTCAAAGAGCCTGTACGTAAACGTGTAAAAGAACCATTAATGGAACCTCTTTATACATCTATGGAAGCACCTGAGGCAGCAAGTAAACTTCCACATATGCCAAGTGATTGGAATGATGCAATCATAAGAGAAGTTCAAGTTACACACAATCAATTCAACGGGAAACCTGTTCGAATTGCAGATAAGGACCATTATAAAAACATTCAAGGAACAGAACATAGTGTCACGCTAGTGCAAGTGGATGACTTACAAAAATATAAACCGTTGTTAATAGATATTGATCAACGACAAAAAGAGTTAGTAGAAAAAGCAAAAGGCGGAAAAGTAGAATTATATACAAAAATGACAACTTACCAATTTATGAATAGTTTCATGAGCGGTACGATGTTTATGGGGTTCTTCCTTGGAGTTGCATTCTTAGCTATGATGGCGAGCTCTCTTATGTTTAAAATTTTAACAGGAGCTTCTCGTGATGTACGTCGCTATGAAATGCTTCGAAAAATTGGAGTACGCCGTAGTATGTTGTCGCGTAGTATCTATAAAGAAATTTCATATCTCTTTATCTTCCCGGCTATCATTGGTATTTCACATATTTTAGTAGGACTTAACTTGTTCCGCCTCTTCTTAGTTGATCCGTTTGTAAAAGTGTGGATGCCAATTGGAATTTTTCTTATTATTTATGTTGTATATTACTGGATAACGGTGCAACTATATAAAGGAATGGTTTTGCCAAAAGAACAAGTTTCAAAGTAA
- a CDS encoding (deoxy)nucleoside triphosphate pyrophosphohydrolase, protein MKKKVSVVGAVIFNEQNEILCALRSPTMSLPNYWEFPGGKIDEGEAPEEALIREIKEELGCFITVGEKIEEVEHEYENIIVHLTTYKAYIESGVPKALEHAELKWVNVNNLLELKWAQADIPTVEVLCL, encoded by the coding sequence ATGAAGAAAAAAGTATCGGTTGTTGGAGCAGTAATATTCAATGAACAAAATGAAATACTATGTGCATTACGTTCTCCTACAATGTCATTACCTAACTATTGGGAATTTCCTGGTGGGAAAATTGATGAAGGAGAAGCGCCGGAAGAAGCATTAATACGTGAGATTAAAGAAGAGCTAGGTTGTTTTATTACTGTAGGTGAAAAAATAGAAGAAGTTGAGCATGAGTATGAGAATATTATTGTTCATCTAACTACATATAAAGCATACATAGAGTCCGGTGTGCCTAAAGCACTTGAACATGCAGAACTCAAATGGGTTAATGTTAATAATTTATTAGAGCTAAAGTGGGCCCAAGCGGATATTCCGACTGTAGAGGTCTTGTGTTTATAA
- a CDS encoding monooxygenase: MAYLLQVDFPFEGPFGEEMAKAFWDLANSINEEEGFHWKIWTENQDTKEAGGIYVFEEKQDAEKYAEMHRNRLQSFGVKDIRVRIFDINEKLTKLNHGYVK, translated from the coding sequence ATGGCATATCTATTACAAGTTGATTTTCCGTTTGAAGGTCCTTTTGGTGAAGAGATGGCAAAAGCATTTTGGGATTTAGCAAATAGTATTAACGAAGAAGAAGGGTTCCATTGGAAAATATGGACAGAAAATCAAGACACAAAAGAAGCTGGAGGTATCTATGTATTTGAAGAAAAACAAGATGCTGAAAAATATGCTGAAATGCATAGAAACAGACTTCAATCGTTTGGTGTTAAAGATATTAGGGTAAGAATTTTTGACATCAATGAAAAGCTAACCAAACTTAATCATGGTTATGTTAAATAA
- a CDS encoding SDR family NAD(P)-dependent oxidoreductase: MKYTVITGASSGIGYETALAFAARGKNLIIAARRTEELEKLKSKVADVNADLDVVIRTVDLSVTTNVYAFYESLQDYQIETWINNAGFGNFASVGEQNLNKIETMLHLNIEALTLLSSLYVRDYADVKETQIINISSGGGYLIVADAVTYCATKFYVSAFTEGLAQELKGKGAAMQAKVLAPAATETEFAKRSYDVDNFEYDGIVPKFHTAEQMAGFLLDLYDSEKVVGIVNGETYDFELRDPIYPYVTRTRN; encoded by the coding sequence ATGAAATATACAGTTATTACGGGTGCCAGTTCAGGAATTGGGTATGAAACGGCTCTTGCTTTTGCGGCTCGCGGAAAAAACTTAATCATAGCAGCTCGCAGAACGGAGGAATTGGAAAAGCTAAAATCAAAAGTGGCTGACGTTAACGCAGACCTGGATGTTGTCATTCGAACTGTTGATTTATCTGTTACCACAAATGTTTATGCATTCTACGAAAGTCTTCAGGACTATCAGATCGAGACCTGGATCAACAATGCTGGATTTGGAAACTTTGCTTCCGTTGGGGAACAAAATTTAAATAAGATTGAGACGATGCTTCATTTGAATATTGAAGCCTTAACCTTGTTGTCCTCTCTTTATGTGCGTGACTATGCAGATGTTAAAGAAACGCAAATCATCAATATTTCTTCAGGAGGAGGATATCTGATTGTTGCCGATGCTGTGACCTACTGCGCGACAAAGTTCTATGTAAGTGCCTTTACAGAAGGGCTTGCACAAGAATTGAAAGGAAAAGGGGCAGCCATGCAAGCAAAAGTCTTGGCTCCTGCTGCAACAGAGACCGAATTTGCAAAACGCTCCTATGATGTTGATAATTTTGAATATGATGGTATTGTTCCAAAGTTCCATACAGCTGAACAAATGGCCGGTTTCTTACTGGATTTATATGACAGTGAGAAGGTGGTAGGAATTGTGAATGGAGAAACGTATGACTTCGAATTAAGAGATCCGATTTATCCGTATGTGACGCGGACAAGAAACTAG
- a CDS encoding DinB family protein — translation MEQSNKAFSEALVKSLRGERGHLPIKNALSDIDLALAGKRREELPYSIYQLVKHMTYWQDFLLLSAQGEKPALPAHVKESWPEEECPGSEEEWKQIIHYFLQGIEQACTIAQTVQLDKLLEKWPGETPGGVLRNIASHNSYHLGEIVLIRRLFSAWPPPTGGYPV, via the coding sequence ATGGAGCAATCAAATAAAGCGTTTAGCGAGGCATTAGTAAAATCGTTAAGAGGAGAACGAGGACATCTTCCTATCAAGAATGCTTTGTCGGATATAGACTTGGCGCTTGCGGGAAAACGCAGAGAGGAACTGCCTTATTCTATTTATCAATTAGTGAAACATATGACATACTGGCAAGATTTTCTCTTATTATCCGCTCAGGGGGAGAAGCCTGCATTGCCTGCCCATGTGAAAGAGAGCTGGCCTGAAGAAGAATGTCCTGGCAGTGAGGAAGAGTGGAAACAAATTATTCATTATTTTCTTCAAGGGATTGAACAGGCATGCACGATTGCCCAAACTGTTCAATTGGACAAACTATTGGAGAAATGGCCTGGTGAAACCCCGGGCGGTGTGCTACGCAATATTGCATCTCACAATTCCTACCATTTAGGAGAAATTGTGCTGATTCGCAGATTATTTAGTGCTTGGCCACCGCCAACAGGCGGATATCCGGTCTAA
- a CDS encoding YolD-like family protein, producing the protein FSAIKEQFEGLNELYEKQNEVPMPILDEQKLELINEIVCCAMAENKQVSISYQKKNKVYSEVGYIHYYDMICNELRIRNQHDNVFYIKVNHVTDIKYT; encoded by the coding sequence ATTCTCAGCAATAAAAGAACAGTTTGAAGGATTAAATGAATTGTATGAAAAACAAAATGAAGTACCGATGCCCATTTTAGATGAGCAAAAATTAGAACTTATAAATGAAATAGTGTGTTGTGCAATGGCTGAAAATAAGCAAGTAAGTATTTCATACCAAAAAAAGAACAAAGTATATTCCGAAGTGGGTTATATTCATTACTACGACATGATTTGTAATGAATTAAGAATTAGGAATCAACATGATAATGTATTTTATATAAAAGTTAATCATGTAACAGATATAAAATATACATAA
- a CDS encoding MerR family transcriptional regulator: MHTIGEVAKILGISTHTLRYYEKEKIITPVRDASGDRRYNDSHIKWLQFVIKLKETQMPIAKIKKYASLVLEGEHTTLERLSLLKEHKDAIKKQIRTLKAADEMLEYKIAAYKDFISKRD; the protein is encoded by the coding sequence ATGCACACCATTGGTGAAGTGGCTAAAATTTTAGGGATAAGTACACATACATTGCGGTATTACGAAAAGGAAAAAATTATAACTCCGGTTCGTGATGCCAGCGGAGACAGGCGATATAACGATTCACATATTAAATGGCTACAATTTGTTATCAAGTTAAAAGAAACACAAATGCCTATCGCGAAAATAAAGAAGTATGCTTCATTAGTTTTAGAAGGAGAACATACTACACTAGAGCGATTAAGCCTTTTAAAAGAACATAAAGACGCTATTAAGAAACAAATCAGAACATTAAAAGCTGCAGATGAGATGCTTGAATATAAAATTGCCGCTTATAAAGATTTCATCAGTAAACGAGATTAG